The Corynebacterium minutissimum genome includes the window GTGGCCTCCTTGAGGCGCGCATACAGCACCTCGTTCTGGTAGATCGCGTCGTAATGCGCGGAGAGGCGCGGGTAGATGTCGGCGGCGATCTCCTCCATCTCCTCGGTGACATCCGTGCCGGAGAGGTTGCCAAACACCGCCATGACGCGGTCGAGGTCCTGGCCGGAGCACTCGAGCGCCTCCACGGTGTTTTCCCACGTGGGGTCGGCGGGGTTGTCGGTGATGGCGGCGATTTCGGCGTCGTGAAGCGCTAGCGCCTTGTCAAAAGCGGGACGGTAGTGCTCGACCTTGATCTCCACAAACGGCGGGAGCTGATAGGGCAGCGTGGAGGGAGTTAGAAGTGGGTTAGTCATAAGAAACTACCGTACCTATGCACCCTGCTCTATGTGATGGCTTTCACTAGCTTCTTCTGTTGTGGCTTGCGGCTGCGGTGAATGAGGATGACGTCGAGAACTAGGAACGCCGCTAGCGTGATTCCCAAAAGCGGCAGGAAGACGCCGACGGTGGCGGCAAACAGCGCGCCCAATCCCGTCGTGGCCCACGAGAAGTGAGTGGTTGGCAGGAAACGCGGGCGGCGCTTCCACCACATGTAGTACCCCAGCACCACGAGCGCGGCGGTGGCGAGGCCCAGCGCGAGGAGCGCAATCTGCAGTGGTAGCCCGAACATGATGCCCATGTGCAGGTAGATGCCCCAGCTGCTGAGTTTGCTGAACAGCGGCAGGCTGGAGAAAGGCTGGCGGTCGATGACCTCGCCGGTAGCGCCGTCTACGGAGACCGCATCGGAGGTGGTGCGCCATTCCACCCAGCGTTCGCTGACCTGCCAGGCGGAGTGGGCGTCCTCCGGCGGGTACATACGTAGTGGGCCGGTCAGTCCCTCGGCGCGGCCGGTGGCGAGGACGCGCTCGGCCTCGGCAGCCACGCTCACGCTTGGCGACGCCCCCACGGCCCCACCGTGCTCATGTCCTGCATGTCCCGAGTGCTCGTGGTCGGTCGAAGCCGGTGCATCCGCGAGGGAGGTGTTGATGGGGGTGGCCTTCCAGTGCATGCGCTCGACTAGAGAATTGACGTTGTCGCCGGCCAGGCCCGACCAGGTGATACCGGTGGCAGAGAGGCCAAGAAGACCGATGAAGATCCAGGCACCAATGGTGGAATGCAGACGGGTAGCTTTCCAGCGTGCGGAGCGCTTGGGCTGCAGTTGCGCGGTGTTCGCGGTTGCCTTGTTCTTGGGTCGGCGGCGAATCCACCACATGTACAGGCCACCGCAGGCCATGACCCACAGCCAGGATGCGGCCAGCTCCGAGTAGAGCTCGCCGACCTTGCCCAGGTGGAAGCTTTCGTGCAGGGAGGAAATCCAGCGACGCAGCGGCATCTCTCCCAGGCCGGAGTACGTGGGGTAGTCCCCGATGACCTTGGCGCTTGCGGGGTCGATGAAGACGGTGCGCTGGAGGCTCTCATCGATGCTGTCATCGGACACCAGAACGCGCGTGGAATCCGTCGGTGTCGTGGCTGGCCACACCTGCGTGACTGGCATGTCTGGGTGCTCGTGCTGTGCGGCCTGGATTTGTTCCTCCAAGCTCACTGGGTACTCGACCGCCGGAACGGTCATGACGTCGCGGTACACCACCTTCTCCAGGGAAGGCGCCACGGCGTAGAGGCAGCCAGTCAATGCCGCAATGAAGATGAAGGGGCCGACGAACATGCCGCCATAAAAGTGAATGCGCTGAATGAAGGATCGCAGAGCCGTCCGACTCATATGTAGTGCTCTTTCGGGGGTCTAGGGGTAAAGGGCACCTGCTGAACGTTCGCGGGACGCTCAGTAGGGGCGATGGACAGGCGCTGATATCAACTGCACTAGTAGTCGGAGGCGATGGTTTCTCGGTTCCCGAAAATTGAAAAACTTTTTAACTAACTGGGTTCCTCGGTGTTCAAAGGATGAAAACGCGCGAAATAAGGCGCGAGAAGCAAGAAACAGTCAAGAAAAAGTTCTCGCAGCTCAATGGGTAAAAATAGCGCCCGAATCTGTGGTTTTGGGCCGGTTTGCGGCTAATGAAGCAAGAAAGCGGTTCCTATTCGCTCCAGAACGGAACATAACGCAATGAGCGCGGGCCTGCGCTGGGATCGTAAGGGTGGATGAGGCCTTCCTCGACGGTGGCAGCAAGCAGGCGAGTGGCCTGAGCCGCTTGCGAGTCTTTCAGCCCGAAGCGCTGACGGATCGACGAATTGTTAACGGGAAGGTTCTCGAGGAAGCGAAGGCAAGCATGTTGATATACGGCTTGGGTCTTTTCCTCCATAGTCATCAGCGCGAATGGGCGGTAGGCGCTGAGGGACACTGTGGTACTTCCGTTGGCGCGGATGAGCGCAGGTGGGAAATGCTCCGCTTCAAGTGAAGAAACGATCTTGTCCCAGCCGCTTCCTCGCTGTTCGACGAAGTGTGCCAGGCGCAAAGCCTCGCCAAGATAGGTATTGCGGGTGGTGGAAGCCGAGTCAATGAACCTTTGGGGATCGATGAGAGGGGTACCAGGGTTGGTTACTTCGACTCGATCGCTGAAAATCTCTACGGTCAAGAATCGGCCACGTTGCTCGAGATCCTGGTGCATGAGCGCATTTGCTAGGACCTCGCGGAAGGCCACCGTTGGTAGCAGTGGAGTTACCACGCGCTTGCCGCTGGAATCAATATGTTCGCCGCCTGGGCGAATGGTGTTAAAAAGCGTGACTATGTGAGTGAAGGAAGATGCGTATCCTTCAGTGAATTCCCATTCACGTTCTACTTCGGTGCGCGAGGTGCCTTTGAAATGCATGACGCGGGGAGCACGCTCGCGCAGCTCTGGAAAGTCCTGAAGGGAACGTGCGTACATGAGCGCGGACCATGCCGGAATATGCCAGCCTTGCTCGTGTGAGTAGGAGATGGCCTTAGCGGTTCGTAGCGTATCGATCAGGGCATCGCCGGTCGTGCGAGGGAGCTCTGGTCGGTTGAGGAAGAAGGCTTCGGGATCAAGAAGTTCGGTGATTGATTCGGGCTCAAGGTTCTCAGCAACTACAGTGTTTTCAAATTCGAACTGGTTGAGTTTCTGCCAGAGCTGACGTTCTTCATTGGGAAAATCCATGAGATTCTTGACATAGCTGCCCTTGCGAAAATAACGCTTTTCATCGAAAGAATACGGGGAAGACAAGGCAGCTGGTATACGCAGAAGTACAACAAGGTGCCCATCAACCGTTACCTCGTCGAAGGTCAGATCAGGTGCCGGACTAATGACGCGGTTGAGCCAGGGGAGTAGGTCTTCGTTGCCTTTCCCTTTTGCGCGTTGCCAGTTAAACGACGTCCCAACGACTTTGTGGTCATCGTTTACTCCCCATATGAGGTATCCCGCTGGTTCATCGTGCAGACGCGCTGAGTTGCCTAAAGCGCAGGCATACTTTGCAATCTCCGAGCCAGAGGAAAGCCCGTTTACCTTTAATTCGAGCCACGGTAGCTCAGCAGGAAGTGCTGTAAACCGTTTTATGCGGGCAACAAGCTGTTCCTCGGGCGCAGAATTGATGGGAGTCATGCTTAGAGTATGCGCGAGAAGCAAGAAACAGTCAAGAAAAAGTTCTCGCAGCTCAACGGGTAAAAATAGCGCCCGAATCTGTGGTTTCGGGCCGGTTTGCGGCTAATGAAGCAAGAAAAGACCGCCTCGAACTCCAAGGAGGAGACGAAGCGGTCTTTTGTTAAGCGCCTAGCGCAGATTTACTTCTTCAGGCCATCAATGATGTCGTTGAAGGCAGCGACTGGGCGCATGGTCTGGTTGAGCTTCTCCTCGTTCGGGGCGTAGTATCCGCCGAGGTCGACGGGGGAGCCCTGGACGTCGAGAAGCGCCTGCTCAATCTCGCCAGCCTTGGCCTCGAGAGCCTCAGCGACCGGCTTGAAGGCCTCGGCCAGCTCGGCGTCGTCGGTCTGTGCAGCCAGCTCCTTGGCCCAGTTGAGGGTCAGGAAGAAGTGGGAGCCGCGGTTGTCGTTCTCGCCCACCTTGCGGGACGGGGACTTGCCCTCATCCAGCAGGGTCTCGGTGGCCTTGTCCAGGGCAGCGGCCAGGACGCCAGCCTTGGCATTGCCGTTGGTGTTGTGCTCGTGGCGGAAGGACTCAGCCAGGGCTAGGAACTCGCCGAGGGAATCCCAGCGCAGGTGGTTCTCCTCCTGGACCTGCTGGACGTGCTTCGGGGCGGAGCCGCCGGCGCCGGTCTCGAACAGGCCGCCGCCAGCCATGAGCGGAACCACGGACAGCATCTTTGCGGAGGTACCCAGCTCGAGGATGGGGAAGAGGTCGGTGTTGTAGTCACGCAGGACGTTACCGGTCACGGAAATGGTGTCCTCGCCCTTGCGGATGCGCTCGACGGAGATCTTGGTCGCGGTGACCGGATCCTCGATGGAGATGTCGAGGCCTTCGGTGTCGTGATCCTGCAGGTACTTCTTAACCAGCTCGATGAGGTTGGCGTCGTGGCCGCGCTCCGGGTCGAGCCAGAAGATGGTCTTCATGCCAGACAGGCGGGCACGGTTGACGGCCAGCTTGACCCAGTCCTGGATCGGGGCGTCCTTGGTCTGGCAGGCGCGCCAGATGTCGCCCTCCTCCACGTCGTGGGAGATGAGAACCTCGCCCTTGGAGTTTCGAACCTCGACGGTGCCGGCTGCCGGCACCTTGAAGGTCTTGTTGTGGGAGCCGTACTCCTCAGCCTTCTGAGCCATGAGGCCGACGTTCGGGACGGTACCCATCGTGGTCGGGTCGTAGGCGCCGTTAGCCTTGCAGTCCTCAATAACCGCCTGGTAGACGCCGGCGTAGGAGGAATCCGGGATGACGGCGAGGGTGTCCTGCTCCTCGTCGTTCTTGTTCCACATGTGGCCGGAGGTGCGGATCATGGCCGGCATGGAGGCGTCGATAATGACGTCAGACGGAACGTGCAGGTTGGTAATACCCTTGTGGGAGTTGACCATGGCGAGGTCCGGACCGTCGACAAGCGCGGCGTCGAAGGCAGCCTTGATCTCAGCACCATTCTCCAGCTTGTCCAGACCCTCGTAGATAGCGCCCAGGCCGTTCTCGCCGTTGAGGCCAGCGGCCTCGAGCTCCTCGCCGTACTTCTCAAAGACGTCAGCGAAGAAAGCACGCACCACGTGGCCGAAGATGATGGGGTCAGACACCTTCATCATGGTGGCCTTGAGGTGAGCGGAGAAGAGAACGCCCTCTTCCTTAGCGCGCTTGACCTGCTCGATGAGGAACTCATCCAGAGCCTTGGCGGACATGAAGGTGCCGTCGACGACCTCACCGGCAAGAACCGGCAGCTTCTCCAGCAGGGGCTGCTCGCCCTCGGCGGTCTTCAGGACGATGGAGAGGGTGTCTTCCTCCGGGATAATGACGGACTTCTCATTGTGGCGGAAGTCATCTGCCTCCATGGTGGCCACGTTGGTCTTGGAATCAGCAGACCACGCGCCCATCTTGTGCGGGTTCTTCTTAGCAAAGTTCTTGACAGCAATCGGGGCGCGGCGGTCGGAGTTGCCCTCACGCAGAACCGGGTTCACAGCGGAGCCCTTGACGGCGTCATACTTTTCCTGAGCCTCTTCGTACTCCGGGAGATCAAAGCCAGCGGCCTGCAGCTCAGCAATGGCCTTCTTCAGCTGCACGAGGGACGCGGAGATATTCGGCAGCTTGATGATGTTAGCTTCAGGGGTCTTCGCCAGCTGGCCAAGCTCAGCCAGGGCGTCGGAGACCTTCTTGTCACCAAGGCGCTCCGGGAACTGGGCCAGGATGCGACCGGCCAGGGAAATGTCGCGGGTCTCTACCTCAATACCTGCGGTGGAAGCGAAGGCCTCCACAACCGGCTTGAAAGAGTAGGTCGCCAGCAGCGGCGCCTCGTCGGTGCGGGTCCAGATAATCTTAGCCATGGTTCTCCTCGATTAGTTGAAAACTGTTCAACCTAACAGGATACCTGTCTTGTTATCGCCGCGTGGCGGCCCCCGTGTGACACGTGCCACCTGTGGGGGAGGTGTGTTGACTTGGCGCAACCTGCCCGTCTGAGCTTACGGGCCCCGCAAGGGAAGTACTAAGGTCTGCCCACGTGAACCCGATGAAGCCAGCTACCCGCATCAAGCGCCGCCCTGTCCCACGCCAAACAGAGATTTCCCGATCGCGCCGCACCATCGTCATGATTGCCATGGCGCTGGGCGCTTTCGCCATCGGCACGACGGAATTTACGTCGATGGGCCTCTTGCCGCTCATCTCGGATGACTTCGGCATTACGGAAGATGCGGCGTCGGTAGTCATCTCCGTCTACGCGCTTGGCGTCGTCGTGGGCGCGCCGGTCATTGCGGCGCTCACGGGCACACTCCCACGCCGCCGCCTGATTATCCTGCTCATTGGCTTTTTGCTCGTGGGTAACCTGCTCACAGCCCTGGCCCCGAATTACGGAGTCCTCCTCGCGGCCCGCTTCATCGCGGGTCTGCCGCACGGCGCATATTTTTCCGTAGCAAATCTGGCGGCAGTGTCCATGGCGCCTCCTGGACGGCAGGGGTTTGCCATGTCGATGGTAGGCATGGGCCTGTCCGTTGCCACCGTGATTGGTGTGCCAGCAGCCCAGGCGTTGGGCCAAGAGTTGGGTTGGCATGCAGCGTACTTCTTAGTCGTGGCCATTGCTGGGCTGACGATGGTACTGCTCTTTTTCCTCTTTCCGCACATGACGCGCATGCCGCAAACGGATATGTTTACTGAGCTCGGTGCGCTGAAAAACAGCCAGGTGCTTCTCACCGTGTTCCTCGGCACCGTGGGCTTCGGCGGCATGTTTGCCGTCTATACCTACATCACGTGGACTATGACGGAGGTCGCCGGTATGGACCCGAGCCACACGTGGCTTGTACTCATGGCGTATGGCATCGGCATGACCACCGGCAACGTCGCCGGCGGTGCGCTGGCGGACCGCAACCTGGAATTCGGCATCATTTTTGCGCTCATCTGCATGGTCGGTGTGTCCGTGACCTTCTACTTCGTGGCGCACAACGCGTGGGCGGGCACGGTTGTCTTCGGCGTCCTCGCCTTCTTTGGCTCTATCCTGGTTCCGTCGCTGCAGCTGCGTCTAGTCAACGTGGCGGGGGATGCGCAGACCCTCGCGGCGGCGTTGAACCAGTCTGCCCTCAACATCGCGAATGCGGCCGGCGCTGCGATTGGCGGCGTGGTCGTGGGCGCGGGCTATTCCTATAATTCCACCGCGCTGGCGGGTGCTGCTTTGGCCGTGTCTGGCATTCTTACCTGGTTTGTCACCATGTGGGACAAGCGTCGCTTGGGCCCTTCCGTAAAGATCATCGAACACCGTTAGACTGACCGGCATGAGTTTCACCATCGCCTCCGTTAACGTCAATGGCATCCGCGCGGCCTGCAAACAGCGCAATGACGACAACCCCGGTATGAATGCGTGGCTGG containing:
- a CDS encoding PepSY-associated TM helix domain-containing protein; its protein translation is MSRTALRSFIQRIHFYGGMFVGPFIFIAALTGCLYAVAPSLEKVVYRDVMTVPAVEYPVSLEEQIQAAQHEHPDMPVTQVWPATTPTDSTRVLVSDDSIDESLQRTVFIDPASAKVIGDYPTYSGLGEMPLRRWISSLHESFHLGKVGELYSELAASWLWVMACGGLYMWWIRRRPKNKATANTAQLQPKRSARWKATRLHSTIGAWIFIGLLGLSATGITWSGLAGDNVNSLVERMHWKATPINTSLADAPASTDHEHSGHAGHEHGGAVGASPSVSVAAEAERVLATGRAEGLTGPLRMYPPEDAHSAWQVSERWVEWRTTSDAVSVDGATGEVIDRQPFSSLPLFSKLSSWGIYLHMGIMFGLPLQIALLALGLATAALVVLGYYMWWKRRPRFLPTTHFSWATTGLGALFAATVGVFLPLLGITLAAFLVLDVILIHRSRKPQQKKLVKAIT
- a CDS encoding RNA-binding domain-containing protein translates to MTPINSAPEEQLVARIKRFTALPAELPWLELKVNGLSSGSEIAKYACALGNSARLHDEPAGYLIWGVNDDHKVVGTSFNWQRAKGKGNEDLLPWLNRVISPAPDLTFDEVTVDGHLVVLLRIPAALSSPYSFDEKRYFRKGSYVKNLMDFPNEERQLWQKLNQFEFENTVVAENLEPESITELLDPEAFFLNRPELPRTTGDALIDTLRTAKAISYSHEQGWHIPAWSALMYARSLQDFPELRERAPRVMHFKGTSRTEVEREWEFTEGYASSFTHIVTLFNTIRPGGEHIDSSGKRVVTPLLPTVAFREVLANALMHQDLEQRGRFLTVEIFSDRVEVTNPGTPLIDPQRFIDSASTTRNTYLGEALRLAHFVEQRGSGWDKIVSSLEAEHFPPALIRANGSTTVSLSAYRPFALMTMEEKTQAVYQHACLRFLENLPVNNSSIRQRFGLKDSQAAQATRLLAATVEEGLIHPYDPSAGPRSLRYVPFWSE
- a CDS encoding NADP-dependent isocitrate dehydrogenase, translating into MAKIIWTRTDEAPLLATYSFKPVVEAFASTAGIEVETRDISLAGRILAQFPERLGDKKVSDALAELGQLAKTPEANIIKLPNISASLVQLKKAIAELQAAGFDLPEYEEAQEKYDAVKGSAVNPVLREGNSDRRAPIAVKNFAKKNPHKMGAWSADSKTNVATMEADDFRHNEKSVIIPEEDTLSIVLKTAEGEQPLLEKLPVLAGEVVDGTFMSAKALDEFLIEQVKRAKEEGVLFSAHLKATMMKVSDPIIFGHVVRAFFADVFEKYGEELEAAGLNGENGLGAIYEGLDKLENGAEIKAAFDAALVDGPDLAMVNSHKGITNLHVPSDVIIDASMPAMIRTSGHMWNKNDEEQDTLAVIPDSSYAGVYQAVIEDCKANGAYDPTTMGTVPNVGLMAQKAEEYGSHNKTFKVPAAGTVEVRNSKGEVLISHDVEEGDIWRACQTKDAPIQDWVKLAVNRARLSGMKTIFWLDPERGHDANLIELVKKYLQDHDTEGLDISIEDPVTATKISVERIRKGEDTISVTGNVLRDYNTDLFPILELGTSAKMLSVVPLMAGGGLFETGAGGSAPKHVQQVQEENHLRWDSLGEFLALAESFRHEHNTNGNAKAGVLAAALDKATETLLDEGKSPSRKVGENDNRGSHFFLTLNWAKELAAQTDDAELAEAFKPVAEALEAKAGEIEQALLDVQGSPVDLGGYYAPNEEKLNQTMRPVAAFNDIIDGLKK
- a CDS encoding MFS transporter, with translation MKPATRIKRRPVPRQTEISRSRRTIVMIAMALGAFAIGTTEFTSMGLLPLISDDFGITEDAASVVISVYALGVVVGAPVIAALTGTLPRRRLIILLIGFLLVGNLLTALAPNYGVLLAARFIAGLPHGAYFSVANLAAVSMAPPGRQGFAMSMVGMGLSVATVIGVPAAQALGQELGWHAAYFLVVAIAGLTMVLLFFLFPHMTRMPQTDMFTELGALKNSQVLLTVFLGTVGFGGMFAVYTYITWTMTEVAGMDPSHTWLVLMAYGIGMTTGNVAGGALADRNLEFGIIFALICMVGVSVTFYFVAHNAWAGTVVFGVLAFFGSILVPSLQLRLVNVAGDAQTLAAALNQSALNIANAAGAAIGGVVVGAGYSYNSTALAGAALAVSGILTWFVTMWDKRRLGPSVKIIEHR